A section of the Salinisphaera sp. T31B1 genome encodes:
- a CDS encoding acetyl-CoA C-acetyltransferase, producing MSQDMPRRVAIVGGARIPFCRSNTKYSHQSNQDLLTAAIKALSEKYKLAGRRIGEVAAGAVLKHSRDFNLTREAVLGTDLDPHTPAFDVQQACGTSLETTLLLANKIAMGQIDSAIAGGVDTTSDAPIAINEELRKILLDVNRAKTGGERAKLLARIRPRHVVPNFPGVTEPRTGMSMGEHCELMAKEWKISRKAQDELAVASHKNAAQAYVDGFYDDLVFPYLGVERDNNLRPDTSVEQMAKLKPAFDKENGTLTAANSTPLTDGASTVLLASEEYAREHGLPVLAYFTPYSRTAAVDFVDGGEGLLMSPTYAVADMLDAAGLTLQDFDFYEIHEAFAAQVLCTLKAWESKKYCAEKLGRDTPLGSIDMAKLNVKGSSVALGHPFAATGTRIVATLAKILDEAGGGRGLISICAAGGQGVTAILEKP from the coding sequence ATGAGCCAGGACATGCCGCGCCGCGTCGCAATCGTCGGCGGTGCCCGTATTCCCTTCTGTCGATCGAATACCAAGTATTCGCACCAGTCCAACCAGGATCTGCTGACCGCCGCCATCAAGGCCTTGTCGGAAAAATACAAGCTCGCGGGCCGGCGCATCGGCGAGGTCGCGGCCGGCGCCGTGCTCAAGCACTCGCGCGATTTCAACCTCACCCGAGAAGCGGTGCTCGGCACCGATCTGGACCCGCACACGCCGGCCTTCGATGTCCAGCAGGCCTGCGGTACCAGCCTGGAAACCACCCTGCTGCTAGCCAACAAGATCGCCATGGGTCAGATCGACTCGGCGATCGCCGGCGGCGTGGATACCACCTCCGATGCGCCGATCGCCATCAACGAGGAACTGCGAAAGATCCTGCTCGACGTCAACCGCGCCAAGACCGGCGGCGAGCGCGCGAAGCTGCTCGCCCGCATCCGGCCGCGCCACGTGGTACCGAATTTCCCCGGCGTGACCGAACCCCGCACGGGCATGTCGATGGGCGAGCACTGCGAGCTCATGGCCAAGGAATGGAAAATCTCGCGCAAGGCGCAGGACGAGCTTGCGGTGGCCAGCCACAAGAATGCGGCCCAGGCCTATGTCGATGGCTTCTACGACGACCTGGTCTTCCCCTATCTCGGCGTGGAGCGTGACAACAACCTGCGCCCGGATACCAGCGTGGAACAGATGGCCAAGCTCAAGCCGGCGTTCGACAAGGAAAACGGCACGCTGACCGCGGCCAATTCCACCCCGCTGACCGACGGTGCGTCGACGGTGCTCCTGGCCAGCGAGGAGTACGCCCGCGAACACGGTCTGCCGGTGCTGGCCTACTTCACGCCGTATTCGCGCACCGCCGCGGTGGATTTCGTCGACGGCGGTGAGGGTCTGCTGATGTCGCCGACCTATGCCGTGGCCGACATGCTCGATGCGGCCGGCCTGACGCTACAGGACTTCGATTTCTACGAAATCCACGAAGCGTTCGCGGCACAGGTGCTGTGCACGCTCAAGGCCTGGGAGTCGAAGAAATACTGCGCCGAGAAACTGGGCCGCGACACACCGCTGGGCTCGATCGACATGGCCAAGCTCAACGTCAAAGGCTCGTCGGTTGCGCTCGGGCATCCGTTCGCGGCCACGGGCACACGTATCGTCGCCACCCTGGCAAAGATCCTGGACGAGGCCGGCGGCGGCCGCGGGCTGATCTCCATCTGTGCGGCCGGCGGACAGGGCGTGACCGCGATCCTGGAAAAACCGTAG
- a CDS encoding polysaccharide deacetylase family protein: MHPDDLDMFVARFGRRAILSFDDGYADNLISALPVLERYQQPATIFVTTGFVERRAVLLARVAAAVARHGDWTRTSLTRLLDTRGLDASGVYKSLRDLLKRMTVAERAAHHDALMADYDIDTPTLTADYLDREQLHRLARHDLVTIGAHTCTHPDLRYCSDDELDEELSGARRTLESWLGQPVDTLAYPFGDTDQRVRRAAARAGYRTAYVTETSNWRSRIPGYGRLDIPRCDLSGEVRRMHRRDRKRATRSQLEAQSAAARQTRRR, encoded by the coding sequence GTGCACCCAGATGACCTGGATATGTTCGTCGCCCGCTTCGGCCGTCGCGCCATCCTGTCATTCGACGACGGTTACGCGGACAATCTGATTTCAGCATTGCCCGTGCTCGAGCGCTATCAGCAACCGGCCACCATTTTCGTCACCACCGGCTTCGTCGAGCGACGGGCGGTTCTACTGGCCCGCGTTGCTGCGGCAGTGGCTCGTCACGGCGACTGGACTCGTACATCCCTGACACGGCTGCTCGACACGCGAGGCCTGGATGCAAGCGGCGTCTATAAGTCTTTGCGTGATCTACTCAAGCGCATGACCGTCGCCGAGCGCGCCGCGCACCATGACGCATTGATGGCTGACTACGATATCGACACGCCGACGCTGACCGCCGATTATCTGGACCGAGAGCAACTGCACCGGCTCGCCAGGCACGATCTGGTAACCATCGGCGCGCACACCTGCACACATCCGGATCTGCGTTACTGCAGCGATGATGAATTAGACGAGGAGCTTTCTGGCGCGCGGCGGACATTGGAATCATGGCTGGGCCAACCGGTCGACACGTTGGCCTATCCATTCGGCGATACCGACCAGCGGGTACGGCGCGCCGCGGCCCGTGCGGGATACAGGACGGCATATGTGACCGAAACCTCAAATTGGCGTAGCCGTATCCCTGGTTATGGGCGCCTCGATATACCACGATGCGATCTCAGCGGCGAAGTGCGGCGGATGCATCGGCGCGACCGAAAACGTGCTACCCGGTCCCAGCTCGAAGCTCAAAGCGCCGCCGCACGCCAGACCCGGCGCAGGTAG
- a CDS encoding glycosyltransferase, with amino-acid sequence MASDRAGRVKRPTMPRVVFYLSSLPAGGLERVTLTLMSAFIADGYAVDLLLERRVGSYLALVPKGVRCLELQAGSKWQACLRLIVHWPSEGFRLAARMLWRPSEHVPLARLGSVCRYLDHYAPDVMFASAGRIPFLALWAKRLSHTRCRVVIAEHSTFTARLRAAREAPAAYKRMRYRQGLIARLYATADALLAVSSGVADDLSQTANVPRESIHVIHNPVVTDELREKAKLEPSHPWCLDTGLDVILAAGRLAPEKGFDQLVDAFARLAESRPALRLLIVGEGPERCVLASKIADLSLEDRVALPGWVDNPYALMSHSRVFVLSSLFEGLPVALIEALACGCKVVANDCPSGPREILDDGRYGELVSVGDESALAEAIAAELVRDRSRAALIERGSDFAAGPAVASYRTLIDDLMRPDARITLG; translated from the coding sequence ATGGCCAGTGATCGAGCCGGACGCGTAAAGCGCCCGACCATGCCGCGGGTAGTTTTCTACCTGTCGAGCCTGCCGGCCGGCGGATTAGAGCGCGTAACACTGACACTGATGTCCGCGTTCATTGCAGATGGCTACGCGGTGGATCTGTTGCTTGAGCGCCGAGTCGGCAGCTACCTTGCGTTGGTACCAAAGGGAGTTCGTTGTCTGGAGCTTCAAGCGGGGAGTAAGTGGCAGGCTTGTCTCAGGCTGATCGTCCATTGGCCGTCCGAAGGTTTCCGGCTGGCGGCACGCATGCTTTGGCGGCCCTCCGAGCATGTGCCGCTCGCAAGGCTGGGGTCGGTGTGTCGCTACCTGGACCACTACGCTCCCGACGTAATGTTTGCCTCGGCTGGACGCATTCCTTTTCTGGCGCTGTGGGCTAAGCGTCTTTCTCATACGCGATGTCGAGTGGTGATTGCCGAGCACAGCACGTTTACAGCCCGGCTGCGGGCTGCTCGCGAAGCGCCGGCCGCTTATAAGCGTATGCGCTACCGGCAAGGACTCATCGCCCGTCTCTATGCCACCGCCGATGCGCTGCTCGCGGTGTCGTCGGGTGTTGCAGACGATCTCTCGCAGACGGCAAACGTGCCGCGTGAGTCGATTCATGTAATCCATAACCCTGTAGTAACGGACGAACTTCGAGAAAAAGCAAAGCTCGAACCGTCGCATCCATGGTGCCTCGATACAGGTTTGGACGTAATTCTCGCGGCTGGCCGTCTAGCGCCCGAGAAAGGGTTCGACCAGCTCGTCGACGCGTTTGCGAGATTGGCCGAATCCCGGCCCGCGCTTCGATTACTTATCGTCGGGGAAGGCCCAGAGCGATGCGTTCTGGCATCCAAGATTGCGGATCTGAGCCTGGAAGACCGGGTCGCGCTACCGGGTTGGGTCGATAACCCTTACGCGCTGATGAGCCACAGTCGCGTGTTCGTGCTCAGTTCTCTCTTCGAAGGGCTGCCGGTGGCTCTGATCGAGGCGCTCGCGTGTGGCTGTAAGGTGGTCGCCAACGATTGCCCGAGTGGCCCACGGGAGATTCTAGACGACGGTCGATACGGTGAACTCGTGTCGGTCGGCGACGAGTCCGCACTGGCCGAGGCGATCGCAGCCGAGTTGGTGCGCGATCGATCCCGAGCCGCGCTGATCGAACGAGGCAGTGATTTCGCAGCCGGTCCCGCCGTGGCGTCGTATCGTACGTTGATCGACGATCTCATGCGGCCCGACGCCCGTATAACGCTGGGTTAA
- the groL gene encoding chaperonin GroEL (60 kDa chaperone family; promotes refolding of misfolded polypeptides especially under stressful conditions; forms two stacked rings of heptamers to form a barrel-shaped 14mer; ends can be capped by GroES; misfolded proteins enter the barrel where they are refolded when GroES binds), giving the protein MAAKEVRFGEDARSRLVRGVNTLANAVKVTLGPKGRNVVLDKSFGAPTITKDGVSVAKEIELDDKFENMGAQMVKEVASKTSDIAGDGTTTATVLAQAIVREGVKAVSAGMNPMDLKRGIDKAVDAAVAELVNLSKPCDDEKAIAQVGSISANSDADIGKIIADAMNKVGKEGVITVEEGSGLSNELDVVEGMQFDRGYLSPYFVTDNQTMQAELDNPYILLHDKKISNIRDMLPLLENVAKANRPLMIISEDVEGEALATLVVNNMRGIVKVAAAKAPGFGDRRKAMLEDMAVLTGGTVISEDLGMSLEKATLEDLGEAKKVQITKENTTVIDGAGSNKDIEARIKQIRAQIEESSSDYDKEKLQERVAKLAGGVALIKVGAATEVEMKEKKARVEDALHATRAAVEEGIVPGGGVALLRTLKAVEKAKGDNPDQEAGIRILRRAVEEPLRQIVYNSGAEPSVVVNEVLSKEGNYGYNAATGEYGDMVAMGILDPTKVSRTALQNAASIASLMLTTEAAIADVPEDDDKGGAPDMGGMGGMGGMGGMM; this is encoded by the coding sequence ATGGCAGCTAAAGAAGTACGTTTTGGCGAAGACGCGCGCTCGCGTCTGGTCCGCGGCGTCAACACGCTCGCGAATGCAGTGAAGGTCACGCTGGGTCCGAAGGGCCGCAACGTGGTGCTCGACAAGAGCTTCGGCGCGCCGACCATCACCAAGGACGGTGTTTCGGTCGCCAAGGAAATCGAACTGGACGACAAGTTCGAGAACATGGGCGCGCAGATGGTCAAGGAAGTCGCTTCCAAGACCTCCGACATCGCCGGTGACGGCACCACCACCGCCACGGTGCTGGCCCAGGCGATCGTCCGTGAGGGCGTCAAGGCCGTGTCCGCGGGCATGAACCCGATGGATCTCAAGCGTGGCATCGACAAGGCTGTCGACGCCGCCGTCGCCGAGCTGGTCAACCTGTCCAAGCCCTGTGATGACGAGAAGGCCATCGCCCAGGTCGGTTCGATCTCGGCCAACTCCGACGCGGATATCGGCAAGATCATTGCCGATGCCATGAACAAGGTCGGCAAGGAAGGCGTGATCACGGTCGAGGAGGGCTCGGGCCTGTCCAACGAGCTCGACGTCGTCGAAGGCATGCAGTTCGATCGCGGTTATCTTTCGCCCTACTTCGTCACCGACAATCAGACGATGCAGGCCGAGCTGGATAACCCGTACATCCTGCTGCACGACAAGAAGATCTCCAACATCCGCGACATGCTGCCGCTGCTGGAGAACGTGGCCAAGGCCAACCGTCCGCTGATGATCATCTCCGAAGACGTCGAGGGCGAAGCCCTGGCGACGCTGGTGGTGAACAACATGCGCGGTATCGTCAAGGTCGCCGCCGCCAAGGCGCCCGGCTTCGGCGATCGTCGCAAGGCGATGCTGGAAGACATGGCCGTGCTCACTGGCGGTACCGTGATCTCGGAAGATCTCGGCATGAGCCTCGAGAAGGCCACGCTGGAAGACCTGGGTGAGGCCAAGAAGGTCCAGATCACCAAGGAAAACACCACCGTGATCGACGGCGCCGGGTCCAACAAGGACATCGAAGCCCGTATCAAGCAGATCCGTGCGCAGATCGAGGAATCCTCCTCGGACTACGACAAGGAGAAGCTGCAGGAACGCGTGGCCAAACTCGCCGGCGGTGTGGCGCTGATCAAGGTCGGCGCCGCCACCGAAGTCGAGATGAAAGAGAAGAAGGCGCGCGTCGAAGACGCTCTGCACGCGACCCGTGCGGCCGTCGAAGAGGGCATCGTGCCCGGCGGCGGCGTGGCCCTGCTGCGCACCCTGAAGGCGGTCGAGAAGGCCAAGGGTGACAACCCGGATCAGGAAGCGGGCATCCGTATCCTGCGTCGCGCGGTCGAAGAGCCCCTGCGTCAGATCGTGTACAACAGCGGTGCCGAGCCGTCCGTCGTGGTTAACGAAGTGCTTTCCAAGGAAGGCAACTACGGCTACAACGCGGCCACCGGCGAATACGGCGACATGGTTGCCATGGGCATCCTGGACCCGACCAAGGTCAGCCGTACGGCGCTGCAGAACGCGGCCTCCATCGCGAGCCTCATGCTCACCACCGAGGCAGCCATTGCCGACGTCCCCGAGGACGACGACAAGGGCGGCGCCCCGGACATGGGCGGCATGGGTGGCATGGGCGGTATGGGCGGCATGATGTAA
- the groES gene encoding co-chaperone GroES, whose protein sequence is MNIRPLHDRVVIKRLEEEQKTAGGIVIPDTAAEKPQRGEVVAVGNGKPLDNGETRKPEVKVGDKVMFGKFSGTEIKVDGDEVVVMREDDILAVLG, encoded by the coding sequence ATGAATATCCGTCCTCTACATGACCGCGTCGTCATCAAACGGCTCGAGGAAGAGCAGAAGACGGCCGGGGGAATCGTCATTCCCGATACGGCGGCCGAAAAGCCCCAGCGCGGCGAAGTCGTCGCCGTCGGCAACGGCAAGCCGCTGGACAACGGCGAGACGCGCAAGCCGGAAGTCAAGGTGGGTGACAAGGTCATGTTCGGCAAGTTCTCGGGTACCGAAATCAAGGTCGACGGCGACGAAGTCGTCGTGATGCGCGAGGACGACATCCTGGCGGTGCTGGGCTGA
- a CDS encoding sodium-dependent transporter, translated as MSAPREHWGSRLGFIMAAAGSAVGLGNIWKFPYMTGENGGGAFLIIYLGCIAVFGLSLVLAELLIGRSAQRNPVAAFRHVAGRGWPAVGAMGIVTAFVILSFYVVVAGWTIAYMLFSVNGSLSNPDADALNAVFDHLTAGTWEPIAYAALFTALTAGVVIGGVGQGIERASKILMPLLFLILIALVVRALTLPGAAAGLEFFLIPDFSKVTGATFTAAIGQAFFSLSLGMGAMLTYGSYMPRERNLPTDALAVVSLDTLIAVLAGLMVIPAMFAAGMTPGEGGAGTTFKVLPAVFDAMPGGMWFALGFFLLLAVAALTSSVSLLETVVCYFVDEHAVSRRKATAYSAVAVFALSLPAALSFGLMADTKLFGMTFFALMDYLSSSITLPLGGLLTALCVGWVMGPRAIDALSNQGRIHAPWAPVWLFILRFVAPLGIGWILLQGLFS; from the coding sequence ATGAGTGCGCCGCGCGAACACTGGGGCAGCCGCCTGGGCTTCATCATGGCCGCAGCCGGTTCGGCCGTCGGTCTGGGTAATATCTGGAAGTTTCCTTACATGACCGGCGAAAACGGCGGTGGCGCCTTCCTGATCATCTATCTCGGTTGTATCGCCGTGTTCGGTCTGTCGCTCGTACTCGCCGAGCTGCTGATCGGGCGTAGCGCACAACGCAACCCCGTGGCCGCATTTCGCCATGTTGCAGGCCGCGGGTGGCCGGCGGTAGGCGCCATGGGCATCGTTACGGCGTTCGTCATCCTGTCGTTCTATGTCGTGGTGGCCGGCTGGACCATTGCCTACATGCTGTTCTCGGTGAACGGGTCGTTATCCAACCCCGACGCCGATGCGCTGAACGCTGTTTTCGATCACCTGACGGCCGGTACTTGGGAGCCAATCGCCTACGCGGCCCTGTTCACTGCGCTGACGGCCGGCGTGGTCATCGGCGGCGTCGGCCAGGGTATCGAGCGCGCCTCGAAGATACTCATGCCGCTTTTATTCTTGATACTGATCGCGCTGGTCGTGCGGGCGCTGACCCTGCCCGGTGCCGCCGCCGGACTCGAATTTTTCCTCATTCCAGATTTCAGCAAGGTGACGGGGGCGACCTTCACTGCCGCCATCGGACAGGCATTCTTCTCGCTGTCACTGGGCATGGGGGCGATGCTCACCTATGGCTCCTACATGCCTCGTGAGCGCAATCTGCCCACCGATGCCCTTGCAGTGGTCTCGCTGGATACCCTGATCGCGGTACTTGCCGGGCTGATGGTGATACCGGCAATGTTCGCCGCCGGCATGACCCCGGGCGAAGGCGGCGCCGGCACCACGTTCAAGGTACTGCCGGCCGTGTTCGACGCCATGCCCGGCGGCATGTGGTTTGCGCTGGGTTTCTTCCTGCTCCTGGCGGTCGCCGCGCTGACGTCGTCGGTATCGCTGCTGGAGACAGTGGTCTGCTATTTCGTGGACGAACATGCCGTCAGCCGACGCAAGGCGACCGCATATAGCGCCGTGGCGGTGTTCGCGCTGTCTCTGCCGGCGGCCCTGTCGTTCGGCCTGATGGCCGATACAAAGCTCTTCGGCATGACGTTCTTCGCGCTAATGGACTATCTCTCGAGTTCGATCACCCTGCCGCTGGGCGGACTGCTGACCGCGCTATGCGTGGGCTGGGTCATGGGCCCGCGGGCAATCGACGCATTGTCCAATCAGGGCCGTATCCATGCGCCGTGGGCGCCCGTATGGCTGTTCATACTTCGGTTCGTGGCACCGCTGGGCATCGGCTGGATACTGCTCCAGGGACTGTTCAGCTGA
- a CDS encoding glycosyltransferase: MSVLIPAYNAEDTIDAALESVLTQTYTDFELIVVDDGSVDRTLERCRFHAVDGRLRVVSHERNLGRPAARNTAFATATGEYVAMLDADDCCLPQRLARQVSFLDQHYDIDVVGSWWRGMDAGGRLMPLKRNQRKLDADTVNCLLLFRGIIHNPTVMARRVALTGFEYDSSFPVAQDYDLWARMQQAGHRFAQIPEVLLHYRQHELQASVARAAEARDRRCEIQARLLTSLGMQFSDREVVNHNLLYTGRRLYEARIGKPMDREFVAWAEQWFERLMGANATSGFYPEPAFSSLVSRLWFDCCRKAARPVGQLSVWRRFLGSTAGRYYLRRVWRAAAL, translated from the coding sequence GTGAGTGTGCTTATTCCCGCTTACAACGCAGAAGATACGATCGATGCCGCGCTAGAAAGCGTGTTGACACAGACCTACACTGACTTCGAGCTGATTGTGGTGGACGACGGGTCTGTCGACAGGACTCTGGAGCGGTGCAGATTCCATGCAGTGGACGGGCGGCTGCGTGTGGTCAGCCATGAGCGCAATCTTGGCCGACCAGCGGCTCGAAACACCGCGTTCGCGACAGCCACCGGCGAATACGTGGCCATGCTGGATGCAGACGACTGCTGTCTTCCTCAGCGGCTCGCTCGGCAAGTTTCGTTTCTTGACCAGCACTACGATATCGATGTGGTCGGTAGCTGGTGGCGCGGGATGGACGCCGGTGGCCGGCTTATGCCGCTCAAACGCAATCAGCGCAAACTGGATGCGGACACGGTGAATTGCCTTCTGCTGTTTCGTGGCATTATCCACAACCCGACCGTGATGGCGCGGCGCGTAGCGCTGACCGGTTTCGAATACGACTCGAGCTTTCCTGTAGCCCAAGACTACGATCTTTGGGCACGCATGCAGCAGGCGGGGCATCGCTTTGCGCAGATACCGGAAGTGCTGCTCCATTATAGGCAGCATGAATTGCAGGCATCTGTCGCGCGCGCCGCGGAGGCTCGAGACCGACGGTGTGAAATTCAGGCTCGCCTGTTGACCTCACTGGGTATGCAATTCAGCGATCGGGAAGTCGTCAATCATAATCTGCTTTACACGGGGCGGCGGCTCTATGAGGCGCGGATCGGCAAGCCGATGGATCGGGAATTCGTTGCCTGGGCCGAGCAATGGTTCGAGCGGCTGATGGGTGCAAATGCCACGAGTGGTTTCTACCCGGAACCAGCATTTTCAAGCCTGGTATCGCGCCTATGGTTCGATTGTTGTCGTAAGGCCGCACGACCGGTGGGGCAGCTGTCTGTCTGGCGTCGATTTCTGGGATCGACGGCAGGGCGGTACTACCTGCGCCGGGTCTGGCGTGCGGCGGCGCTTTGA